The Parus major isolate Abel chromosome 27, Parus_major1.1, whole genome shotgun sequence DNA segment CAATGTCCCCTCagtgctccagcacagctcagacaCCACCCATGCTGTTCCCAGGGACATTCTGCAGCcacacagggctggaggaaTGCCTGGAGCACATGGTTGGGTGTCACAGTTGTCACCACATGTGCCGGTAAGGAAAAGCCACCTCGATGCAGAGCACGGCCAGCGGTGTGGAGCAGTTGTGCCGGTGCCCAGCCAGCAGCCGGCCCTCCCCCAGAGCAGTGGCCATGCCCTCGGCCGTGCCCGAGCTGCGCCAGCCCTGGCAATCCCAGCGGCGGGCATGGCCACCCCGTGGTGTGGAGCCGTGCCAGGCCAGCCGGCGGGGCCTGTGGGTGGGGACAGGgtgagaggggctgggggcaccCTGGGGCACCGCCGCTTTTTGCTCCTGGGAGGGACCCAGCACAGACCCCCCTCTCTAGCTCCCACACAGGGGCAGCCGTTCAGGACCGTGTCCAGACTCACCAGAGCGGATCTGTCAGGATGTCGCGCCCGTTGAAGGAGTAGATGGGACCCCGCAGGGTGGCACCAGCCTGACCCCCAAAGAGGGAGCCCCAGGACttggccagcagctgcccctgtGGGCACGAGCCGTGGTGCTGAGCCAGGGGAATGCCCTTGTCCCCACCATGTGTGGGCAATAACATCCTCTGGGTTCTGTCAGCTCCCCAAAAGCCCTGAGCATGGCCCAggtgcagcagccccagagcaggtCTGGGTGGGGGTCCCCCACCCACTGAGGCTTtgccaccctggggacagggacggggTACCTGCCTTCAGGTTAACGATGGGGAGGGTCCTGTCTGTCCTCTTGACGATGGAcaccagctgctggctgggggcTGACAGGAAGGCCCGGAAGGTGCCGTAGAGCCCGGCCTCCTGTGACTGCCGGTAGCACTGCAGGTCAGCGCCCCGGATCCCGCTCATGTCACCGGACAGGGGCACGTTGAGGGCAGCCAGGCggagctggggatggcagggaaGAATTGAGGTCTCTGCTCCCCCTTTCCCAGAGGGTGCAagtccctggcagtgctggccaGGATTGGGGGTCCCCTGGACACCTCTCCCCTCTTTGCCATGACTGGCCACTCATCCCCACCCCGGGGCCAGGCATTCCTTACAGATGGGATCCGTGGGGCGATGGTGGTTGGCAGAATCTGGGGCAGCCCttgttcctcctccttctgGATCTGCAAAAACACAGCTCAGGTCAATCTGGGGACACCCATCCGTCCCCATGAGTGGGGGGCACCCACCCCTGACCAACATgaccccaggctctgctcatgCCAagctggctctgccctgctgacATCCAGCCCATTCCTATGGCACATCCCTCCCAGCATGGCCAGGCCCTCAGCAGGGCTCACCAGTGAGTCTGTTGGGGACTGCATGGGTGACAGCGTGTTGGGGCCTCTTGGCTGCACCCTCTTTGCCTCCTGGAGGAGAGGtggaagaagagggagagaacAGTCCTGTGTGGTCTGTCCCATCCATCATGCAGAGGAGGGTTCTGTCCTCTTACGGGGACATGAGTGGACCCTGCAGTTCCTACACCCCTCACCTGGTACTGTGGGGTGGAGGCAGAAGGGTCATCACCAGCCAAGAAGGACTTTGGATCCTCCAGCTGCTCAACGACACGAGTAGAGGGAAAGGTTAGAGAGAATCCTCTCCTTCCTGGGGATCTGCTGTCCTAGTGCCAAATCCAGCTCTGGATCCTGCCCCCCCAGCCCTGCGAGGGACCCCACACGGTACCAGGAGGCGGCTCCAGCCAGTGGGGGTCCGGAGGAAGGCGTTGCTCCCTTCCCGCACATAGACCAGGCTCCCCTCGGGCACAGCACTGCTCGCCTTCACCATCAGCTCCTTGGACTTGAAAACCCACGTCTGGCGCTGGGGGAGTGCAGAGGGTGAGGGTCCTGCTGTGTGGTACAGGGCAGCTGGGGGGGTTTGCCCGGGGCCACAGCCTGGACTCACCCGGAGATCAGCATGGGAGTCCGATGGCTCTGTCTGAGGGACACCAGCATCTGGAGAGCCCAGAGATGGTGGGGGGTCACAAGGTGTCCCAGCATCGGTCCTGGGTGCTCCCATGGGAACTGGTCCCACAGGGATGCGGTGGGAGTGGGTGGGAGAGCCAGCAGTGGTGCCAGGGACCCGTGCTGCCACGGTCCCGGCGCCCAAGGAGGGGAGGTAAGACTTCAGGaaaggtgtccccaaggtggCTGGAGCCCCCAAAACACCTGGGAAACGCCCTTACCTGATGGCCAGCTACGGTCTGTAGATGCCTGTGAGGGGAAATGGAGCCTGTGtctgctgctgggcacagggagagggacGGGGACACTCTTGGGGACAGTGAGGCCGTGGCTTACCGGCTGCTTGCAGGGTGGCTGGGCATGCACAGGGTGCACCCTCTGGAACCAAAGACAGGCAGGTTTGGGGGGGGCCTGGTGCTGTGCACACTCACACATGTGTGTGCTCTGGCACAGGCATGTGCACACCAGTGCTGGGACTTACGTTGAAGTAGAGGAGACCTGGTGGGCCAGGGGGGCCGGGGGGCCCAGGAGGGCCAGGGTTCCCGGGGGGACCTCGAAGACCCTGCAGTAGAGCAGTGTGGAGATTGGACTGGGCTATTTTGGTGCTGCCTTTTAGGGGGGCAGCTATGACACCCAGCTGATGTCTCCCATGTTTCCCACTCCTATCTCCTCCCAGGGCTGAATGTCCCTGGCTGGGGCACCACAGACACCGGCCAGGGAGTGACTCTCACATGGGGGATGATCGCTCCATAGATCTCTGGTTCCTCTTTGCCATCCTgcaaagggagagggagaagacTGAGGCTGAACTCcatcctccctctctccatTCTCcattctccccttccccttcaTCCACCCCATCTGGGACGATGGGTCCTGTGGTGTTGCTGATGGGGTGAACCATGTCCCCAAGGCAGGGCTGAGGTCCCCAGGCACCCCTTCCCCTGGCCACTCACCGTCTGGTACCTGTTGATGGACCCCCAGGAGCCGGGCtggctgccagtgctggggaaggggaggtggCCTGGTTTGCACCTGTGATCCCCATAGCAGCACCCCTGGGTGAGCCACAGAGAGAGGCAGGATTAGAGCCTGTGCTGTGTCTGGGTGCTGGGGTGTGCTGGGGATGTTTATGGGTGGCACAGATGACACATGTGCCTCTCCACGTGCTATGGTGTCCCTCATTCCCCACCCTGTGCCCCATGCCCTGGGGGGAGGTGAAGGGGGAGCAAAGGCAGCATGGAGGGCTCAGAGGTGCACACTCAGGTGTGGAGATGGGACCCCCCAGCCAGCTTCCCCCATGCTGCTGCTCATGGCTACAAACCGGCTCTCCAGGGTCACCCTTTTCTCCCTGGAAGGGAAGTGAGAGATCCTGtcagtgcccagctctgggggtccccaggCCTCCCAATCcccccaggcagtgctgtgcctCACAACCAGGGTACCACCCGCCATGGAGCTGTTTGGGCAGGGTGCCATGGCCAGTGCCCCTGCTCCAGGACCCCTGCCCATGGTGCCACTGCCTGGCTCACCTTGGGGCCCGGCAGCCCGGCCAATCCACGGTGTCCAGTGTGGCGTGAGTCACACTGCAAAGAGAGGATGTGTGGGGTGACACTGCGGTGTTCCTTCCCTAGGACCCACAGCCCAGGACCCCCTACTCACCCTGTAGTCCCCTGGTGGTCCTGGTGGCCCCATGGGACCGGGTATGCCTGGGGATCCCGGCTCTCCGGTCCGGCCAGGGCTCCCTGGCATGCCTGGCAGCCCATACTCGCCCTTATCACCCTGAGGGCAGATGGCACAGGGTGGTGAGTGTGGAGTTGAGCCCCTGTGTTCCCCCACAGTGGCAGGATTGGGGCAGTCCTGGAGCCCCCTGAGGGTTTGGTAATGGGGCTgctcccccagggcagggcaaggGGCTGGTGAGCTCAGGTAGCCCACCCCACCGTGGGGCATGGACAGGGTGGGCTGGGACCCCCTTACCTTTGGTCCTGGGAATCCTGGCTCCCCTCGGAGCCCTGGTTTTCCAGGGAGTGATGCAGATCCTGGGGGACCAGGGGGTCCTTCGTGCCCAGGAACCCCAGGGGGACCCTGAGACCCTGGGAGTCCGGGTGCCCCTGGGGGTCCTTCTGGTCCAGCTGAGCCTGGAGACCCTGGAAGTCCTTCAGCCCCAGGGAAACCAGGTGGCCCCACGGCTCCTGGAGGGCCTGGGGGTCCTGGCTTTCCCTCCCGCCCAGGGGCCCCCTGGGGGCCATCATGACCTGGGTAGCCGGGGGGTCCGGGCATGCCGGGCAGCCCAgggggacctgggggtcctgggtttcctgcagggctggagacTCCCAGCTGCTTGTCAGGTtgcagggggagaggagaaggagcaaTGAGCTGCCGTGTAccatcccctgctccccctgccctcccacacATGTCCCAGTCCCCCTCATCCCCGCCAATCCCGCCGGGGACGGACCCTGCGGCCAGCACCGGCATCACCTGCCCTTTTCCCTGCTCCGGTGCTCACCTCGTTCTCTGATCTCTCCAGGAGTGCAGCAGGCGCGGGTGGCCCCCGGCCTCCCCAGGCGCCTGGGGGCCCCGGTGGTCCCGGAGGTCCCGGAGGACCAGGAGGACCCCGGGGACCTTGGTGACctggctgtcctgggctgcCGGACTTCCCTCTCTCCCCTAAGAATCCGGGCTTGCCTCTCTCTCCAGGGAATCCTCGGTCACCTTTCTCTCCCTGTCGGGGAAATTCAAAGCCTGGCTCCACCTTCTGGCACTTTTCTCCACTGGGGCCCACCACGGGCACCTGCTGACCCCCTCCCTGGGGCCACCTGAGCCACTTCTCAACCCAGACCCCAAAGTTAGAGTCCAGATCCTGAGCAAAAAGGGTTTTGCACAGACAGAGGACGAAGAGGATTTCGCGCAGTGTGTCCCTGTGGGTCCCCGCACACCCCTGCCCCTCCCCGGGAGGATCACCGCACCTTTGGGCCGGGAGGGCCGGGAGGACCGGGGCGCACGGGGCAGACACAGCCGGAGGTGTTGTGCacctggagagggagagagcGATGAGCCGCGGGACCGGAGCCCCGACTGACGGGTCCGACACGAGTGCCCCGCGCCCACCTCTCACCTGGAGGGCTGGGTCTGTCTCGGGGGCCGACGGGACCCGCCGGGGCAGCCCCTTCGCCGTCGTCTGTGTGGAGGAGAGGACGGTCTGAGTGCGAAATCCCTGATGACCATCCCCATTCTCCACTTCCACCATCCCCGTCCCGGCCTGCCAGCCCGTGTCTTCCAGAGCCCCTTGCCCGGGTGTCCATCCCAGGCTGTGCCCGACACCTCCCCGGGGACCGGGACCCCTCCACCACCTGGATCTGCAGGAACTCCTCTTCCACTGCGCTCCCCTCAAGGATCTCCGGGGCGGCCGTGGGTCGGTGCTGCTGGGACAGACAGGGAATACTCAGTGCAGGGCTCGGGGGGATCTGGGGGGAAGGTGGGACCCTTCCCCAGTCGGGGCTGCCCTCAGCCCGGCGGGGGGGTTCAACGCCAGCGCTGCTGAGGGACTGCCCCATGTGAGGGACCCTGGGAGCTGCCGTGACTTCTTTCCAAGGGGGAAGAGGGAGCTGAGAGTCGCGCTCGAGATTGGAGCGGGGCGCGGTGCCCGGGCTGCTGTGTGCAAGCAGGGCACGGATAAGGGGAAGGACACAGCAAGGAGCCTGGAAGCAGCTGGCGAGTTTCgggagggctggaggagccGGAGGGGGGCCACTGCCCAGGGAAAAAGCACCTGGCCTCGTGTGCGCGGCGGGGCATGGCCTGACCCCTTCGCTGTCCCCCTGGAGGCTTGATCCCGGCGTCTAGGGGCTGTTGCCAGAGGAGGTTtgctcagcagcaccttccccaCGCGCTCCACGCTGGTGTCTATGTCTGCAGGACCAGAGGAACGCTGGGATGGGAGGTGGTACCAGGCTGGAGGGGTaccaggctggcacagcactCCCAGTTCCCAGCACCTGCCATGgccacagcagtgccaccagGAGCCCTAGACCCTGGCACCCTCCACATCACCCTCCAAGTGCCCCCTccatgctgagctgcaggaattcGGGGTGCTGGGATCCCCATCCCGCCATGCCTACCTTCCTCCCCATCCAGGGTGGGGGGCGTGGGGCTGGTGCCTGGATCGGGGGTGGTGTCCTCTGAGCCCAGGGAAAACCACTGTGCCGTGGCAGGGTGCAGGCACCCGGCCAGCACCGAGACGATGCAGAGGGTGCGGAGGAGTCTCAGGAGACTGCTGGACCCCATTCCGCTGCCTCGGGGCCCGGCAGCCCAGGATGGAGGTCCTTGGATCATCCCACTCGTTTGGTCCCGCGGCCCCGACACGGCGCCCGCTGTTATCGGCGGCCCCCGACACGCCCCTTGCCCGCCCCGCACCCGCACCCGCACCCCACGGACCGCATCCGGCGGTGCTGGGCACCCACGCAGCCAGGTCACCGCCtgtcctgccagcacagggacaggggggCAGTGGGAACCACAGGAAGGGAGCCAGAGCCAGGAGGAGATGCCAGAATGGATGcgagggagggctggggaggagaagctgcCTGGAAATGGGGAGTAAATCCAGTGGAGGAGTCGGCTGGCTGAGAACAGAGGGCATTGGCTGCAGGTCCTCCCTGGggtctgtcctgctgctggtggctggagGCAGGAGGTATTGGAGTCCTGCAGCATCTGTGCAGTCACTGTGTCCCAAAGCACCTTCAAAGGGTCTGGGGTCTCACTGGTTTCATCAGAGCCACCCTCAGCTGTGGGGCTACAGCCTTCTCTGATCCCTggcctctcctgctcctgctggtcTGCAacctctccccagggctggggcagctccagaCCCTGCTGGGGTGTGTGGctaaggagcagcagccagttTGGGTCCCCACAGCCTTGGGAATCCTGAAGAGGCCCCCATCAAGGACTGAGGACATGGAGCTGTCCCAGGCAAGGACCTGGGCTACACTGAGCACCAAACACCAGCACTGAGCCCCTGCATGGCCTCAGAGCTGTGGTTGAGGTAGGGGCAGCACTACTGTAGGGacaccagcccagctccaaTCCATTTTACAGGATGGTGCTGGGATAGGGACCTGGAGGAGCAGTGCCTGGGTGGAGGTGAGGGAACACTGTCCCCCCCCGTGTGCCCCACCGGCCGCTGGCGCTGCCTCTGCCCGCAGACACAACAGTCTCCCTGGCGGGCACTCAGTGCTGCCAAGGCCTGATAAGGTGCCACGGCCTGAGCGGGGCTGGGCACCTGTTTGGGTTTGGTCTCTGCTGGGACACTGGGTCAAGGCTGGTGCCTCTGTCCCGAGTCACGGCCACTGTGCAGCAGcgccaggcagggcaggggctcagagcagtgctgggtgacCACACCTTGTGGGGCCTGGGGGGCGCAGGGGACATAGACCCTGTTTGCCCCTGTCCTGTCTGCACTTGCCCAACTCACCTGCACGGGAGAGAGAAGATGGTCTGGAGAGCCCTGGTGGCAATGCCATCAGTGCTGTCACTCGAGCCTCAAAATGCCAGTTTAAGCACTAGATGTACTCATCCATGAGATGAGTTTGGGGCTCTCAGCCCAGGCCCTGCAtgacaggcagctctgctcctcttgTCCCACCCACCACACTGAGTCCCACACCACGGCCCCCCGCCATATCCAAGAGCCCCGTGCTGTGCCCAAGACCCCGCTGCAGTGCCCACGACCCTCTTGCCACACGTAGACAGGTCCCTCCAATTGCCCCAGTCCCGATGTTGACTGAGATGCCCCGGGGCTCGGGGATCACCAGCCCCGGGTGACGCTCGGAGATTGTCCCCCAGGCACAGGGGCTGCTCTCTGCCGTCTCCCGAGCCCTCGCCCGGTGCTGCGGGGACTGACGGGGCCGGGGTCCCGGGAGGGAGCCGGGGCTTCCGCCCGCTCCCGCTTTTCCCGAGTAGCCACTAGGTGCCGGCAGCCTTCAACCTATCCCGGGCTGtgcggggcggggggcgcggggggccGCGGCTGCGGGACCGGGGGCAGGTGGGCTCGGGGAGCCGGCCTGGGCCGTCCCGGGCAGACCGGGGCCGAGCCGCACGGGACGCTCCTTTGTCAGCAGCACTTTTCCTCCCGCCGGGACCCCCCACCACCCGGAGCCCGGAGCCCACCCCGGGGGTCCCGGCCGCATTCCCCACACTGCAGCCCCGCACGGTGTGTCCCCCGTTCATCCCCGTTGCTCTCCGGACTGAGCAGGGTGTCGAGGGTGCGGGTGATTCGGGTGGGTGGCTCGGGGCCGGGGGCTCCGGGCCGGCTCTCCGCACTGCCCGGCTCAGGGGCTGCCCCGCCGGCGGCCCCGCTGCTGAAGCCGCCGGTGCCGATGCCGGTGCCGGTGTGGCCGCCGCCGGGGGGAGCGTCGCTGCCCGGTGAGTTCCCGGTGGCGACGGGGGCGGCCCCGCCGGTGGCCCcggtggcggcggcgggaggTGTGGCCAGGGGCCGCATAAAGCCGCATAaagccgccgccgccgccccgcgcccgccgccaGCCGAGCGCCGCGGAgcggggccggagcggggccgccATGcgcccggggccggggctgccggTGCTGCCGGTGCTGCCGGTGCTGCCGGTGGTGCTGGCGCTGCTGGCGACGGCGGCGCGGCCGGGCAGCGGCGAGGAGGCGATCCAGTGCCCGCCGTGCTCGGAGGAGCGGCTGGCGCGGTGCAAGGCTCCGCAGGGCTGCGCGGAGCTGGTGCGGGAGCCGGGCTGCGGGTGCTGCGCGACCTGCGCTCTGCCCCGCGGCACCGCCTGCGGCGTCTACACCGCTCGCTGCGGTGCGGGGCTGCGCTGCTACCCACCCCGCGGCGAGCCCCGGCCCCTCCGCACCCTCATGCACGGCCAGGGCATCTGCACAGACCTGGCCGACGTCGAGGCCATCCAGGAGAGCCTCCAGCCCCCAGGTGAGGCGGCGGAGGGGCGGCAGAGGGTGGGTGCCCAGGGTGGGTACCCTGGGTGGGTGCCTGGGGGTCCTTGTCCCTCACAGGGGCAGTGGCATAACCCCTGTTGGCACCAACCCACTCCCTGCTCACTTGGCAAGAGCTGTGACTGAAGGATTGGACTCATCAGGGACCTTCCCATACTTAGAGGAAGCTGATAAAAATGATGAGGAGTGACTTTTCCACTGATAGATTGTGGCAGGGCAAGGGGAAGGATTTTAAACTAAGAAGGgaagatttagattagatgttaggaagaaattccttcctgtgagggtggtgaagctctggcacaggttgcctagAATATTTCtgtctgccccatccctggaagtgttcaagacaaAGTGGGATGAGGTTTGGAGCAACCTCGTTGGGTgtaaggtgtccctgcccatggcagaagggtGGAACTGGGTGGTCTttgagatcccttccagcccaaacaattccatgacTCTAAGAAGCAGGATGGGAACTCAGGGAGCATGTTCCAGGGAGCAGAGACAGGCTGCAGGAGACCTGGTACAAGTGGCTCCCGTTTGTGCCATCCTTACCCACTGTGggcacagcagtgtcacagccaCTGGCACCACATGTGCTGGAGAGGCAAACCTTCACCTGCCGTGCCCTGGCTGCAACGTGGACAGCCCAGTGTCCCACGAGCACCTGCAGCCCTTGGGGACACatcccagctgccagggaagCTCCCGTTGCACAGTGACCCCTGGGATGCTGCCAGCAGATCTGGCTGCACTGCCGGGAGGAAACAGGAAAGAGGGCACGGGGCACctgctttcctccaggctgtgtgggagctgtgctgtgctggacaGGGCAGCGGGGTgcaggcagggccaggctggaggagctgctgccggTGTGCTCTGTCTGCCTTGCAGGTGGTGATCGTGGCCCCCCTGCCACGCCCCTGCTGCTCGGGCAGGATCTGGgtctgagagcagagctggcagtgggagcccaccccagagctgtgcaagTCGCACCATGGGAATGAAGCTTCTCCCAGGGAATGAGTGTGGGGACCTGGTCCATTGGTGGTCCCCTTTTCCCATCCTGTGACCAGGACTATGTCCCCTGACGCTGCGGAGTGTCATCCCAGAACAATCTACAAGCTGCTCTAGCCTGACCCTGGGTCCGCACGTGGGGTCACTTGGAGCTCCCTGGGGGGACAGAAGGGACTGGAGCAATGTTTGTCCCTGCCCATCCGGGGGGCTGGATCCCAATTCCACTCCCTCCTTGTATGTCTGATCCATGGCATCTCCTctggtgtccctgctgtgaTGAGTGCCGTTCGTGGATAGACCCCTCTAGGCACccccctgcagggacaggagctggctgggagcgCTTGGAGcccccctgtcctgcctgtcTGTCCTCATCCCAcatcctgcaggagctgtctgGGCTCCCTGGCCCGGGGCTGCGCCGGGCTGCCAAGCCCTGTTGGTTTTGGCCGTGCCCTGTGTAATGCAACATTTTTTCCCAGAGCCTTTAGGAAACAGacttgcattttttcccttccttcccgCGGTGTTTTGGCTTGGCTGGGGATGGGTGGGTGGCTGTGGGAGCCGGGTCGCCCGCCGGGCACTGTGCTGGCCAGCGGTGTcacaggcagcaggatgggcaggaggaGCCCGTGTGTCCCGGACAGCCCGTCAGGATGTGGGCAGGACACCCACAGAAAATTGGTCGGTGAAGTCCCAGCGGTTCCTCCCCCCGTGGGTCCCTGACCTGCTCCGCAGCCCGGGGACAGTGGgagtgtggggctgggggctgcggGACCCCTCGCTCCCACACAaccctgcctggcacagccagggcaccCTGGCACGGCCTCTGATGTGTCCCTCGGGATCAGCA contains these protein-coding regions:
- the LOC107215118 gene encoding collagen alpha-1(I) chain-like, which produces MIQGPPSWAAGPRGSGMGSSSLLRLLRTLCIVSVLAGCLHPATAQWFSLGSEDTTPDPGTSPTPPTLDGEEDIDTSVERVGKVLLSKPPLATAPRRRDQASRGTAKGSGHAPPRTRGQHRPTAAPEILEGSAVEEEFLQIQTTAKGLPRRVPSAPETDPALQVHNTSGCVCPVRPGPPGPPGPKGEKGDRGFPGERGKPGFLGERGKSGSPGQPGHQGPRGPPGPPGPPGPPGPPGAWGGRGPPAPAALLERSENELGVSSPAGNPGPPGPPGLPGMPGPPGYPGHDGPQGAPGREGKPGPPGPPGAVGPPGFPGAEGLPGSPGSAGPEGPPGAPGLPGSQGPPGVPGHEGPPGPPGSASLPGKPGLRGEPGFPGPKGDKGEYGLPGMPGSPGRTGEPGSPGIPGPMGPPGPPGDYRCDSRHTGHRGLAGLPGPKGEKGDPGEPGCCYGDHRCKPGHLPFPSTGSQPGSWGSINRYQTDGKEEPEIYGAIIPHGLRGPPGNPGPPGPPGPPGPPGLLYFNRVHPVHAQPPCKQPASTDRSWPSDAGVPQTEPSDSHADLRRQTWVFKSKELMVKASSAVPEGSLVYVREGSNAFLRTPTGWSRLLLEDPKSFLAGDDPSASTPQYQEAKRVQPRGPNTLSPMQSPTDSLIQKEEEQGLPQILPTTIAPRIPSLRLAALNVPLSGDMSGIRGADLQCYRQSQEAGLYGTFRAFLSAPSQQLVSIVKRTDRTLPIVNLKAGTPSLSPGWQSLSGWGTPTQTCSGAAAPGPCSGLLGS
- the LOC117245560 gene encoding collagen alpha-1(XV) chain-like gives rise to the protein MLLPTHGGDKGIPLAQHHGSCPQGQLLAKSWGSLFGGQAGATLRGPIYSFNGRDILTDPLWPRRLAWHGSTPRGGHARRWDCQGWRSSGTAEGMATALGEGRLLAGHRHNCSTPLAVLCIEVAFPYRHMW